One Phaeodactylum tricornutum CCAP 1055/1 chromosome 28, whole genome shotgun sequence DNA window includes the following coding sequences:
- a CDS encoding predicted protein, whose amino-acid sequence MADLNDLFGAFDGNDSDHGSSSLQDEPAVLPKKPRLEERNSQRSSSPPEDELSNIRSYSAFPKNLPAGFAPPRVEPPQEPAKTYAFKLDPFQAQAVAYIDKEESVLVAAHTSAGKTAVAEYAVAKSLKAGQRVIYTSPIKALSNQKFRDLQEEFDDVGLMTGDITINPDATCLVMTTEILRSMLYRGSELMREISWVIYDEVHYMRDAERGVVWEESIILLPHRVRFVFLSATIPNATQFADWIAEIHHQPCHVVYTNYRPTPLQHYIFPQGGEGLHLVVDERGKFREANFQKAMASLQSGNGNAKKRGRGKQGGGAGQFADLHRIVKLIMERNLNPCIIFSFSKKDCEKYALALNQEDYTDDVEKDLVAQVYHNAIDSLSDDDRKLPQVEALLPLLKRGIGIHHGGLLPILKEIVEILFTEGLIKALFATETFSIGINAPAKTVVFTNTRKWDGKDFRWVSSGEYIQMSGRAGRRGKDDRGIVIQMVDEKMEPAVCKDMLYGAPNPLNSSYRISYNMLLNLMRVEDVDPEYLIRASFHQFQREKDAPGLIADAEILESQAETVDFQSEEEVTLVAEYYQMDQQLLLTRRKIGTIVRKPGYVLKFLQAPGRFLDVILDGEEFGWGVLVSCKKRQGIGSGGEAGRIASLTNQPEYILDVLLNCVDRHFDKNRKGKDEDAENVNLLIERLSAVRIFIPQDITTPEARRKVSTSVKEVSKRFPDGIPLLDPVADLGINDDAFMTLLKRAETLTNLLAEHKLANDFVDSSRLELVQRYEKKADMLERAKTLREEARNCQTMAMKDDLKKMKRVLKKLGHVDAGGVIQTKGRTACEINTSDELVVVELIFGGIFNDLSVEQSVALLSCMTFDERNKNEDDPASGLKSFLSNPFYKLQEVARTVARVVISCGIDLNEDEFVDKFNPGMMEAVFAWCKGAKFIEVQKLTGSFEGTTIRTLRRLEELVRQITAAAKAIGNHELEAKFEKGSELIKRDIVFCSSLYL is encoded by the exons ATGGCGGACCTGAACGATCTCTTTGGAGCCTTTGACGGAAATGACAGCGACCATGGCAGCAGCTCGTTGCAGGATGAGCCAGCAGTACTACCGAAGAAGCCGCGACTGGAAGAAAGAAATAGCCAGCGGAGCAGTAGTCCACCAGAAGATGAACTATCCAACA TCCGCTCCTATTCGGCCTTTCCCAAAAACTTACCCGCGGGTTTTGCCCCACCCCGAGTCGAACCCCCACAAGAACCCGCCAAGACGTACGCCTTTAAGCTGGATCCCTTTCAGGCGCAGGCCGTGGCCTACATTGACAAGGAAGAATCGGTACTGGTTGCGGCCCATACATCAGCGGGAAAAACTGCCGTGGCGGAATACGCCGTCGCGAAGTCACTCAAAGCGGGACAGCGCGTCATCTACACGTCCCCGATCAAGGCTTTGTCGAATCAGAAATTCCGGGATCTACAGGAAGAATTTGATGATGTCGGACTCATGACCGGTGATA TCACAATCAATCCCGACGCTACTTGTCTCGTCATGACGACGGAAATTCTGCGCAGCATGTTGTACCGTGGCAGTGAGCTCATGCGAGAAATATCGTGGGTCATTTATGACGAGGTACATTACATGCGTGATGCCGAACGCGGCGTCGTTTGGGAGGAGTCCATCATCTTACTGCCCCATCGGGTCCGATTCGTCTTTTTGTCCGCCACCATTCCCAACGCCACCCAATTCGCTGATTGGATTGCCGAAATTCACCACCAACCCTGCCACGTCGTCTACACAAATTACCGGCCAACACCGCTCCAACACTACATTTTCCCCCAAGGCGGGGAAGGCCTGCACCTGGTCGTGGACGAGCGTGGCAAATTCCGTGAAGCCAACTTTCAAAAGGCCATGGCCAGCTTACAGTCGGGTAAC GGAAACGCCAAAAAACGCGGTCGGGGTAAACAAGGTGGAGGTGCCGGCCAATTTGCGGATTTACACCGAATTGTAAAACTCATCATGGAGAGGAATTTGAACCCATGCATCATCTTCTCGTTTTCGAAAAAAGACTGTGAAAAGTACGCGCTAGCTTTGAATCAAGAAGACTACACGGACGACGTAGAGAAGGATTTGGTGGCGCAAGTGTACCATAACGCAATCGATTCGTTGAGTGATGACGATCGTAAATTGCCGCAAGTAGAGGCACTATTGCCTTTGTTGAAACGCGGAATAGGAATCCATCACGGCGGATTACTTCCCATTCTAAAAGAAATTGTTGAAATTTTGTTTACGGAGGGGTTGATCAAGGCATTATTTGCGACCGAAACATTTTCTATCG GTATCAACGCTCCTGCTAAAACGGTTGTTTTCACCAATACTCGAAAATGGGACGGGAAAGATTTCCGATGGGTATCTAGTGGGGAATATATTCAAATGAGTGGTCGTGCTGGTCGTCGCGGAAAAGACGATCGCGGTATCGTTATTCAAATGGTCGATGAAAAGATGGAACCTGCGGTTTGTAAAGATATGCTGTACGGTGCTCCAAATCCTTTAAACTCGAGCTATCGAATTTCTTACAATATGCTTTTGAACCTTATGCGCGTGGAAGATGTTGACCCTGAGTACCTTATTCGTGCCTCATTTCACCAGTTTCAACGAGAAAAGGATGCTCCAGGATTGATTGCTGACGCTGAAATCCTAGAATCCCAAGCAGAGACAGTAGACTTTcaatccgaagaagaagtgaCGTTGGTTGCGGAATACTACCAAATGGACCAGCAGCTTCTATTGACTCGACGCAAAATCGGCACGATTGTGAGAAAGCCGGGTTATGTTCTTAAGTTTCTGCAAGCTCCCGGGCGCTTTCTGGATGTCATTCTTGACGGGGAAGAGTTCGGGTGGGGTGTTTTAGTCTCCTGCAAGAAGCGCCAAGGAATCGGATCGGGAGGAGAAGCTGGTCGCATTGCATCATTGACCAATCAGCCTGAATACATTCTGGATGTTCTTTTGAATTGTGTCGATCGGCATTTCGACAAAAACAGGAAAGGAAAGGATGAAGATGCAGAGAACGTAAACCTTCT TATCGAACGCCTTTCTGCGGTTCGAATCTTCATTCCGCAAGACATCACAACCCCCGAAGCCCGTCGCAAAGTCTCCACGTCTGTCAAGGAGGTTTCGAAGCGCTTTCCAGATGGTATCCCCTTGCTCGACCCTGTGGCCGACCTTGGCATCAACGATGATGCTTTTATGACACTACTGAAGCGGGCTGAAACACTGACAAATCTCCTGGCGGAACATAAGCTGGCGAACGATTTTGTGGATTCAAGTCGCCTTGAACTAGTTCAACGGTATGAGAAGAAAGCTGATATGTTGGAACGGGCAAAGACATTACGCGAAGAGGCGCGCAACTGTCAAACGATGGCAATGAAAGATGATCTCAAGAAGATGAAAAGAGTTCTCAAGAAGCTCGGCCATGTCGATGCAGGCGGAGTAATTCAGACGAAAGGTCGGACTGCATGTGAAATTAACACCTCGGATgagcttgttgttgttgagctCATTTTTGGCGGCATTTTTAATGATCTTTCTGTCGAGCAAAGTGTCGCGCTTCTATCTTGTATGACTTTTGACGAACGCAATAAAAATGAAGATGATCCCGCAAGTGGCTTGAAGAGCTTTCTGTCCAACCCTTTTTACAAACTTCAAGAGGTAGCACGGACTGTTGCACGCGTTGTAATTTCCTGCGGAATCGACCTGAACGAGGACGAGTTTGTGGACAAATTCAACCCGGGGAT GATGGAGGCTGTCTTTGCTTGGTGTAAAGGAGCAAAGTTTATCGAAGTCCAAAAGCTTACTGGGTCGTTTGAAGGCACTACAATTCGAACTTTGCGTCGGCTCGAAGAACTCGTTCGGCAGATTACTGCTGCGGCGAAAGCCATTGGAAACCACGAACTGGAGGCAAagtttgaaaaaggaagtgAACTGATCAAACGAGATATTGTCTTTTGCAGCTCTCTTTATTTGTAA
- a CDS encoding predicted protein: MRFFSKLRSPPHPSHNNSSGSRDDTTPTSARLSSPSFDPSMGNTDSCVLAGSEARKIGVLLTLASSDTEDAKERSRQQQQAIPPTSSVAMSSSSVEDHVHCTGHSIRRNAPNGSSPPALRNSWTSNNAGSRSPRRRPRSDSTGVASYPGTHARMTSNTSEQSGRPDHSPLLRQESASIVRRNNSILRSFRRKSGKAVHKTSHAVLGFWKAFESFLFPHNALHDLERSAAVPQRVRGGVMLADCTTPQEHYARLRKMMEAIQPLHGAEGLAVVGLEYRVVYCAEHKPPPLFPAGVTESPGRIEEHGDYRDDDNDDHDEPILENGVELPAFRGHLPPVTSTPDLLASELTSSVRSNASVGSLSDSVLDNFPLDVPVPVADSKHCHLCMRRLYHVATNTVIDESNRQKYIPDGDFYDRVALCCQEYAHDVMCAEAGLEWVTIEDGSEQRESIRALVNTTHPLIHTSENAHTWSGRPTMLIATGRGKVRAGIFSRQHLMCTSLESSTALPIVREAVTRRMNVVMIDPNAHGDRFGYDVFRKSMSRLFAYWEGTESPLTTATGPSTSLDAAYHCNECTGDVPLDNQDLYILSHSASGGQLARFLLDKSEAYLPHIRAIAFTDSTHNIQWARKAAQDNVVDLLQGPECVYFKCANENRDGNNWYLHATGEEIPTDSFWKHRFGDIKTYWAGTNEHSLTNWYAHKKIWEHFDRFLRDKLISGVFLGVPAIIEEATPSLSALAESHTHGEATEES; encoded by the coding sequence ATGCGTTTCTTCTCCAAACTTCGATCGCCACCCCATCCTTCtcacaacaacagcagcggTAGTAGGGACGACACCACTCCCACCTCTGCTAGATTGTCTAGTCCATCCTTCGACCCGTCCATGGGCAATACGGATTCGTGCGTGCTGGCCGGATCCGAAGCCCGCAAAATCGGAGTCCTCCTAACGTTGGCTTCATCCGACACGGAGGATGCCAAGGAACGTTcccggcaacaacaacaagctATACCGCCAACAAGCTCGGTAGCaatgtcgtcatcgtctgTCGAGGATCACGTACATTGCACTGGACATTCAATACGAAGGAATGCTCCGAATGGTTCGTCACCGCCGGCGTTGCGAAATTCGTGGACGAGCAACAACGCAGGCAGTCGCAGTCCCCGCCGCAGGCCGCGCTCCGACAGTACCGGCGTGGCGTCGTATCCCGGTACCCATGCGCGCATGACCAGCAATACCTCGGAACAATCGGGGCGTCCCGACCATTCGCCTTTGTTGCGACAGGAGTCGGCATCCATCGTCCGGCGAAACAATTCAATCCTACGCTCCTTTCGACGCAAGAGCGGTAAAGCCGTTCACAAAACATCTCACGCCGTGCTAggcttttggaaagcttttgaaTCCTTCCTCTTTCCGCATAACGCCTTGCACGATTTGGAGCGTTCCGCTGCCGTTCCTCAGCGAGTGCGCGGTGGTGTCATGTTGGCAGACTGTACCACACCACAGGAACACTATGCTCGATTGCGGAAGATGATGGAGGCCATTCAACCGCTGCATGGTGCGGAAGGCTTGGCCGTTGTTGGATTGGAATACCGTGTGGTGTATTGTGCGGAGCATAAACCACCGCCTTTGTTCCCTGCTGGTGTCACCGAAAGTCCCGGGAGAATTGAGGAACACGGAGATTACAGGgatgacgacaatgacgatcACGATGAGCCAATCCTGGAAAACGGGGTCGAGTTACCGGCCTTTCGTGGCCATTTGCCGCCTGTGACGTCGACTCCTGATTTGTTGGCGTCCGAACTTACCAGTTCCGTCCGGAGCAACGCTTCCGTCGGGTCCCTTTCCGATTCGGTACTGGACAATTTTCCGTTAGATGTGCCCGTGCCGGTGGCCGACTCCAAACATTGCCATTTATGTATGCGTCGACTCTACCATGTAGCCACCAATACGGTCATTGACGAAAGTAATCGGCAAAAGTACATTCCGGACGGCGACTTTTACGATCGGGTGGCCCTTTGTTGCCAAGAATACGCCCACGATGTCATGTGCGCGGAAGCTGGTCTCGAGTGGGTCACAATTGAGGACGGCAGTGAACAGCGCGAATCGATCCGCGCCCTCGTCAATACGACACATCCCTTGATACATACCTCGGAAAATGCGCACACGTGGTCGGGTCGACCAACTATGTTGATCGCCACGGGCCGTGGCAAAGTCCGTGCCGGAATTTTTTCTCGACAGCATCTCATGTGTACGAGTCTGGAATCGTCCACGGCATTGCCAATTGTGCGAGAAGCCGTGACGCGCCGTATGAACGTGGTGATGATTGACCCCAATGCGCACGGGGATCGATTCGGTTACGACGTTTTTCGCAAGTCGATGAGTCGCCTTTTTGCGTACTGGGAAGGGACGGAGTCACCGTTAACAACGGCAACGGGTCCAAGTACCAGTCTGGATGCCGCATACCACTGCAACGAGTGCACGGGGGACGTCCCGTTAGATAATCAAGATTTGTACATTCTGTCCCATTCCGCATCCGGCGGACAACTCGCTCGCTTTTTGCTGGACAAGTCGGAAGCTTACCTACCGCACATTCGTGCCATTGCCTTTACCGATTCGACACACAACATCCAATGGGCCAGAAAGGCTGCTCAAGACAATGTGGTCGACTTACTGCAGGGTCCGGAGTGCGTTTATTTCAAATGTGCCAACGAGAATCGGGACGGTAACAACTGGTACCTACACGCTACGGGAGAAGAGATCCCGACCGACAGTTTTTGGAAACACCGTTTTGGAGACATCAAAACGTACTGGGCCGGTACAAACGAGCATTCGCTGACGAACTGGTACGCACACAAGAAAATTTGGGAACACTTCGATCGGTTCTTGCGCGACAAGTTGATCTCAGGCGTTTTTCTGGGCGTACCAGCAATTATAGAAGAAGCAACGCCCTCACTATCAGCTCTCGCAGAAAGTCACACCCATGGAGAAGCTACGGAAGAGTCCTAA
- a CDS encoding predicted protein, with amino-acid sequence MSSSTPDSRQSSRKKSSKNNTTDPSPKESNMRNFVGESYSRIGGGVYGGDAAGEPPSPYRHRNVAFDEEIEEELMRSPVAPLNGDEPRQDKGSSGLKRSFAEMEDDYLPIRERRHFKVQESKCSSITTSQVAWSEETHRAFVEAIYGVGVKQASPAVILEHMTEIDPAVTSERVKSRLQKYRNNKAKSKAEFMAEYDSWMQKALTVGAVGGGGSNRAMSRLASPSAIAEMMGLQSLLGGDVAAFLSYSVLADESDASLAASGGDSPTDVIRSGSEEYAKYFTGARIPFPVLTEDERKSPLVEWGRKKKWTVVVLHPSYLRDPLMYKIMTHRTRTRIYEHHQRSSGLKRLLLIPGICPTRSRLIVP; translated from the exons ATGAGCAGTAGCACTCCGGACAGTAGGCAAAGCAGTCGgaagaagagcagcaaaaATAACACTACCGATCCTTCTCCAAAAGAAAGCAATATGCGTAACTTTGTTGGCGAGTCATACTCGCGCATCGGTGGGGGGGTTTATGGGGGAGATGCCGCAGGCGAACCCCCGTCCCCTTATCGGCATCGGAATGTTGCcttcgacgaagaaattgaagaggAATTGATGAGAAGTCCAGTTGCGCCATTAAACGGTGACGAGCCTCGGCAGGACAAAGGATCGTCCGGTTTAAAAAGATCTTTCGCCGAGATGGAAGATGATTACCTACCAATCCGCGAACGTAGACACTTCAAGGTGCAAGaaagcaaatgcagcagcaTCACAACGTCACAAGTAGCTTGGTCGGAAGAAACACACCGTGCTTTTGTGGAAGCCATTTACGGTGTTGGAGTTAAGCAGGCTTCACCAGCAGTAATTTTGGAGCACATGACGGAAATTGATCCGGCTGTAACGAGCGAACGGGTCAAGAGTAGGCTACAGAAATATCGCAACAACAAGGCCAAGTCCAAGGCCGAATTCATGGCAGAATACGATTCTTGGATGCAAAAGGCCTTGACGGTCGGGGCCGTAGGCGGTGGAGGTAGCAATCGCGCGATGAGTCGGCTGGCATCGCCATCGGCAATTGCCGAAATGATGGGATTGCAATCGTTGCTGGGTGGGGATGTGGCGGCTTTTTTGTCTTACTCGGTCTTGGCAGACGAAAGTGACGCGTCGTTGGCAGCATCAGGGGGCGACTCGCCAACAGACGTTATTCGCAGTGGATCGGAAGAGTACGCAAAGTATTTTACCGGTGCAAGGATTCCTTTCCCCGTTCTTACCGAAGACGAGCGGAAATCTCCACTTG TCGAATGGGgccgaaagaagaaatggacggTTGTGGTACTTCACCCTTCGTACCTTCGAGATCCTCTAATGTACAAGATAATGACACATCGCACCCGAACCCGAATCTACGAACATCACCAGCGCTCCTCGGGATTGAAAAGGCTTCTGCTTATCCCAGGTATTTGCCCAACACGGTCACGCTTGATCGTCCCATGA
- a CDS encoding predicted protein: protein MSSGKPALKLDRPPALQSKATFYLFSRRTGNFSFDQLTNSSQAKRNGRLQSNKPSTLRGFPDRFDLTFGTLCLYRQSSRNLTVLSNVIAIVAERNSWAKSKSVDFSRQSAGYRSPSDLDRSSTLDTSKTGTNHKVSVLSTVVMRKKKTNDKAILGDCEANTEEINQLFVGLYRVCGFSNGESLESRESSRKQFVESMQVLCSALGQLHDERKSGELGIQSILPALEQAASRVRLVAHDFMAYLTRRVCELDFPMKKILSSLRDKPAFTTLLILSRSWRTCLNHQVQQEKTVALKAVSLLDQLYSSSRLKHPTNDLLASLQNLVNILTRMDFIALPHARIGLQLLGSPNNIQRVHSSDLSLLAVDYDMSRSTEYNKVPAHCTVDVPITWQGIENFIERDAGNFPPLTSFLLVGPEGSGKTHICDVLEKSCVRSSIAVLRPRLPLDILGQSVGEMEDVLVALVDSAKSGRQSCFALILDDADFLIATGESGIGEGGERFSGRHHIQSRSQSTFFALLDSFRSDAISCSRLILICTSKMDQDWTAGRFDRKYHILPPNEHERRLFICSNLGLHTPVKCSLTILLEDMVEGTVGRTYSEIALYCRQAAIDHASSETVAEAETLLHFLKRRLQSITPESLRSGVLDEFVDMRVWTARDLGSMETLDDSESSYHLPLFGSSAEQAWKDLQSTVIIPLCRARELEDLRNPCGFFSPRIFVGGMLLAGLPGTGKSSLAFHTAKIAARLLPTVKFLEVSCTSLIHKEVGGSERALHHLLVCARKAAPCILLMDSIETIAAVRGNDATTEGTMDRLLSTLLVELDGVQEHGQSSVSSPAGIAVIGITHNSDWIDPALLRPGRLDKIATLDLPDYQIRYGIAARDLKSGIAVPANLNLLNVIAAKTHGMSGASVAAVCKLSLYVHT, encoded by the exons ATGAGCTCTGGGAAGCCTGCACTGAAATTGGACCGACCACCAGCACTTCAAAGCAAAGCAACTTTTTACTTATTTTCTCGGCGTACTGGCAATTTTAGCTTCGACCAACTTACCAATTCATCGCAGGCCAAGCGAAACGGACGGCTCCAGAGTAACAAGCCATCGACCCTGCGAGGATTCCCTGACAGGTTTGACCTTACTTTTGGCACTCTCTGCCTATACCGTCAATCTAGTCGAAACTTGACGGTCCTCTCGAATGTAATAGCGATAGTTGCCGAGAGGAACTCTTGGGCAAAATCAAAATCTGTTGATTTTTCGCGTCAGTCGGCTGGTTACCGTTCCCCGTCTGATCTCGACCGAAGCTCCACGCTCGATACGTCAAAAACCGGTACGAACCACAAAGTATC AGTGTTGTCGACAGTTgtgatgaggaagaagaaaaccaaTGATAAGGCAATCTTGGGTGACTGCGAGGCCAATACGGAAGAAATAAATCAGCTTTTCGTTGGACTGTACCGTGTTTGCGGCTTTTCCAATGGTGAATCTCTGGAATCTCGTGAAAGCTCACGAAAGCAATTCGTCGAGTCTATGCAGGTCTTGTGTTCGGCGCTTGGACAACTCCATGACGAGCGAAAATCGGGTGAACTCGGAATACAGAGCATCTTGCCCGCTCTCGAGCAAGCCGCGTCTCGAGTACGGCTTGTCGCCCACGATTTCATGGCTTACTTGACACGAAGAGTTTGCGAGTTGGATTTTCCAATGAAAAAAATCCTGTCATCGCTTCGTGACAAGCCGGCTTTTACTACTTTGCTTATCCTGTCAAGGTCCTGGAGAACGTGTCTCAACCATCAAGTGCAACAGGAAAAGACTGTGGCATTGAAAGCGGTCTCATTACTTGATCAATTGTATTCGTCTTCCAGACTGAAGCATCCTACAAACGACTTGCTAGCGTCCTTACAAAATTTAGTTAACATTTTGACACGCATGGACTTCATCGCGCTTCCACACGCTAGGATTGGGCTTCAGTTGCTGGGTTCTCCCAATAACATACAAAGAGTTCACTCGTCAGATTTATCGCTGCTTGCTGTGGACTACGACATGTCCCGGTCGACAGAGTATAACAAGGTGCCGGCGCATTGCACCGTCGACGTACCCATAACATGGCAGGGGATCGAAAATTTTATAGAAAGGGACGCTGGAAATTTCCCTCCTTTGACAAGCTTTCTACTGGTGGGTCCGGAAGGGAGCGGAAAAACCCATATCTGCGATGTGTTAGAAAAGAGCTGCGTACGCTCGTCAATAGCAG TCCTCCGTCCTCGGCTTCCTCTGGACATATTAGGTCAATCAGTTGGCGAGATGGAAGATGTCCTCGTCGCTCTCGTTGATTCAGCAAAAAGCGGGAGACAATCATGTTTTGCGCTCATTCTGGATGACGCTGATTTTCTCATTGCCACTGGCGAAAGTGGGATTGGCGAGGGCGGAGAGCGATTCTCAGGGCGTCATCATATACAGTCGAGATCCCAATCTACATTTTTCGCTCTGTTAGATAGTTTTCGCAGTGATGCAATATCTTGTAGCCGACTAATCCTGATCTGCACGTCCAAAATGGATCAGGATTGGACCGCGGGCCGATTTGACCGCAAATACCACATCTTGCCACCAAATGAACACGAAAGGAGACTCTTTATCTGCTCAAATCTTGGTCTTCATACACCAGTGAAATGTAGCTTAACGATACTTTTGGAGGATATGGTAGAAGGGACAGTAGGACGAACATACTCGGAAATTGCACTCTACTGCAGGCAAGCTGCGATTGATCATGCTTCATCTGAAACGGTCGCCGAAGCGGAGACCCTTCTGCATTTCTTGAAACGTCGTCTCCAGTCAATCACTCCTGAGTCCTTGCGTAGTGGCGTGCTGGATGAATTTGTGGATATGCGAGTTTGGACAGCCCGTGATTTGGGTAGTATGGAGACACTGGACGATTCTGAGTCCTCCTACCATCTCCCTTTGTTCGGTTCAAGTGCGGAGCAGGCATGGAAGGATCTTCAATCAACTGTAATCATTCCTTTATGCCGAGCAAGAGAGCTGGAAGACTTGAGGAATCCTTGCGGGTTTTTTTCTCCGCGAATATTTGTTGGCGGCATGCTGTTGGCAGGTCTTCCAGGAACAGGCAAGAGTTCGTTAGCTTTTCACACCGCAAAGATCGCCGCCCGACTGCTCCCGACTGTCAAATTTTTGGAAGTGAGCTGCACGTCTCTTATTCATAAAGAAGTCGGTGGATCGGAGCGTGCCCTTCACCACTTGTTGGTATGCGCTCGCAAGGCTGCGCCCTGCATTCTACTGATGGACAGTATCGAAACAATTGCGGCTGTTCGTGGAAATGATGCAACGACGGAAGGCACGATGGATCGCTTGCTTTCAACACTTCTAGTCGAGCTAGACGGCGTGCAGGAACATGGGCAATCATCTGTTTCCTCACCTGCAGGTATTGCTGTCATTGGCATAACGCACAATTCGGATTGGATTGACCCTGCATTGCTGCGGCCTGGGCGTCTAGACAAGATTGCTACTCTGGATTTACCCGACTATCAAATTCGATATGGCATTGCAGCTAGGGACCTGAAAAGCGGGATAGCGGTTCCTGCTAATCTTAACCTCCTGAATGTAATTGCTGCAAAAACGCATGGGATGAGTGGGGCGAGCGTCGCTGCCGTTTGCA AGCTTAGCCTGTATGTACATACTTAA